TCTTCGGTTCTGCATCCAAAGTAAAGATGGGCAGCGCCGAGTGTCTTGCCTTCCTGCTTCAATGCAGCGCGAGCCTGTAAGAAACCACGGAATGGCGCTACACCCGTTCCTGGACCTACCATGATAATGGGTGTCTCCGTATCTTCTGGAAGCTGGAATCCAGATTCCGGCGTTCTAACGAACATGACGATATCATCTCCGGGCTTACGATCAGCAAGGTAGTTGGATGTCACACCACGATATTCGCCGTGACCGCTCCAAGCCGGACCTTGTACGACTGCAACCGTAATACTCGATCGCTCCGGCGTAAGACGCGGTGAGCTGGATATGGAATAATATCTTGCTTTTAATGGTGGTAGCAGCTCCAAGAATCGCTCAAACGACATTTCGCAAGCTTCATATTTTTCAAGAATGTCGAGCATGGAGATCCGTTTCTTCAATACTTGCTCCTTGTAAGCTTCCTCCTCAAGCAAAGCTTCAATTTCATGCTTATGTGGAGGACATACGGTAACGACCATCAGTTCACGGAGTTGCGCACGAGTTGCCGCTTCCTGTAGTTCTACGCTATGGCTGAGCAAATCATATAGACTCACAGGACTATCCAAAGGAAGATGAGCCGAGCTACGCCCACTCGCCTTCACAACCAATTGATCGTTACCATTCAATCCGAATCGTCTTAAGACTCTATCCACAATCTCTCTGCTATTGCTAGGTAATACCCCAAGGTGATCTCCTTCTTGATACGTTACCCCTTCAGGTAAAGTGATCTCAATATGTCGAGTACTTCTACCTGTATTGACTAATTGGAGTTCATTGTTTTCCGTAACTGTAGCGTGTACGGCTTCATAAGATTGAGCAAGCGGTGCCCCTGCTAAGCCACTTACAAATTGAACAGTCAATGAGCTGCGCTCTTTGTCCATCTTCTCATTGAATTTCAGTTCGAAAGCTTCCATTACGTCAGGCCACAAGCGATCTCGCCAGTCCTCCAACTCCTTCTCAAAATCTCCACTTGCATCTCCCTCTCCACGTAGAGAGAGTCTTCTAGCTCCCTTATCAGCAAGTTGCTTATCGATAAATTTCGGCACATCTTGATACGTACTGGCCCAATTTCGATCTCCACAACCGAATACTACATAATTAACACCTTCCAGTTCACCTGGTTCCACCCTTTCAAGCCATTGCACGAACTCACTTGCATTACTAGGTGGCTTGCCGTTATAAGAGGCGGTAACGATAAATACAGCTGCCCCTTCTTTCGGTAATTTCCCTATTCGGTTGTTAAGGGTGTCCACCTCACTTCTGACACCATAGAAACGAGCGGTATCCGCCAGTTCGCGGGCAATACCTTCGGCTGTACCTAAGTTAGATCCATAAAGAACTAACAGCGACAAGTGACTTGCTCCGATAATTGAGACACTTTGTGGTTCCTGATTGGTTCGATTGTCATCTTTGCCCGTGCTAGATGATTTGTCGGCTACAGACATATTCAATTCCATCGGCTGTCGAGAACGAACATGTATTGTGAAATTATCCGGTTTGAGGGTTAATGTTTCCTTCACTTTAAGCTGATAATGAGTATGATCTATCAACTCGAAATGTTTAAGTACCATCCCAAGCACGAGTACCGCTTCATGTAATGCGAATTGCTGTCCAATACAGGCCCGTTGTCCGTTACCGAAAGGTTTGTAAGCATCCTGTGGTACTTGGCTCTGATCCTCGAATCTCTCGGGTCTGAAATCCTCTACATCATCCCCCCATGCATTCGTATCGCGATGAAGCTTAGGGATTAGAACATTCACACTTTCCCCCTTCTTCAGCGGATATCTCCCAGCAAGGATCGTATCCTCTTTGGCAAATAGAGAAAAGGCTGGCGCGGTTGGCCATAAACGTAAAGTTTCACTCAAGATCATTCGAATATATTTGAGATCAAGAACCTGCTTATAAGTTGGGGTTGAATCCGTTAGAACACGGTCCACCTCTTCATAAGCCTTATGTAGCTTATCTAGATTATTCAGAAGATAGTATATTGCAAAAGAAAGTAAACCACTCGTTGTTTCATGTCCAGCTATTAAGAAGGTAATAATCTGATAGCGAATATTCTCATCATCAATACCTTCACCTGTTTCAGGGTCTTTATTATTTAACATTCGAGAGAGTAGATCCTCTGCGTCTTGATTCCCACTCAGTCTACGCTCAGCAATAATGTTATCCACTAGGGAGTTGATGGCCTCGATATCGCGCTTGAACTGACGTTTTGTCATAGGCATCAACTTATCTTGAATCCCTAGACGGGTCAGCTGACTCATCGCTTCATCTAATGCTCTAACCATACTAACAATAAAAGGATGGGGCTGATCACGATAGAAGCTATTAAAACGATAATCAAACCCACATAAGCCGATCGTATCAAGTGTAAGACGGGTCATATCTTCCGGAACATTGACGCTTTCGTCTGGATTCAATCGTGCCCACTTTTGGACAAGTTGTACCGCAATATCAACCATCATGTTGTGGTATCCCTGCATCGCTCTTTGACTAAAGCTAGGTAGAAGGATGTTATGTGCCTTTTGCCAATTGGGTTCCTCTGTAGCGCTTGTAAACAGCCCATCTCCTGTAAAAGCACTGACCTTCTGCAAAGGGGCCCACACTTTTTTATCAAAACGAGACTCATCGCACGCATCAGCCACCAAATCTTGATCGGAAATGTAAATCTCGCTTCTTCCCCCTGGATAATCCATTCTGAAAATAGGTCCGAACTCATCTGCCAGTCTGACCATCGACTGAACGGGTTCCTCTATGTTCAACTGGGGTAAATTCCCGAGTGGACCGAATGTTTTGGGTTGAGGGATTTGAGGATTCTTGTTGTTGTCCATTACACTAGTCCTCCATTATATTTATTCTATGCATCTGTCTAATTCACAAGTTCAATGAACCATTCATGCTCTTATTATGATTTCCATCTAAGGGATTTTTATTTACGTACTCATGATTTACCCAATTCAATCTTCATTGACGCAAAAAAACCTTCAGCGTCACTATATTAGTGGCACGGAAGGTTCTTTCATGTTTATTTTAAATTCAGTCAGACCACATCGCTAGGATCAACCTTTAAGCATCTTCCCATTTATGTTTGAAGAACAGTTGATACACCTTAATAACTACGATTTTGACAATCATATATCCGGGAATAATGACGATCATACCGATGATGCCAAACGCATCACCACCCACTAAGACCAATATGATCGTAGTAAGTGGGTGAATATCTAGCTGTTTGCCGAAAATATATGGTGATATAATATTATCCTGAATTTGTTGTGCGACTAGAATAACAACTAAAGACCAAATGGCAACGGAGGGCGATTCGATCAAGCCAATAATAACAATCGGTACGGAAGACAGAATGGCACCAATAAAAGGGATAAAGTTCATTATAATGGCTACCACAGTCAGCAAAAGCGCATAAGGCAGACCTATAATAAGGAATCCAATGTACATGAGTACGCCGAGTGCAACATTGACAACAACCCTGCCCACAATGAAATTGCTAAGAGCATGATCAATATCTTGCATGACCTTATTACCTTCTTCACGGAAACGTTTAGGCATAAAACTAACAATTTTCTGACCAAATTTCTCGCCCTCCTTCAACATATAGAATAGAAGGATCGGGAAGGTAAAGAGAATGACCGCAAAATTGGAGAAAAAAGAAAACATACCTGCTACGTAATTAGTCAAAAATGATAATCCCTTGTTCAGATATTCAGTCAATTGAGATAACGGACTCACTCCTTCTGGAAGAATGACCGACAGAATTCCGTTCTGTTCCAGTTCTTGTACCTGCTTACTCAACGCATTGAGCAGATTCGGAGCATTATCCATTAAATTATAAAATTGAGTGCGTAAAGAAGGCC
The nucleotide sequence above comes from Paenibacillus sp. IHBB 10380. Encoded proteins:
- a CDS encoding bifunctional cytochrome P450/NADPH--P450 reductase — protein: MDNNKNPQIPQPKTFGPLGNLPQLNIEEPVQSMVRLADEFGPIFRMDYPGGRSEIYISDQDLVADACDESRFDKKVWAPLQKVSAFTGDGLFTSATEEPNWQKAHNILLPSFSQRAMQGYHNMMVDIAVQLVQKWARLNPDESVNVPEDMTRLTLDTIGLCGFDYRFNSFYRDQPHPFIVSMVRALDEAMSQLTRLGIQDKLMPMTKRQFKRDIEAINSLVDNIIAERRLSGNQDAEDLLSRMLNNKDPETGEGIDDENIRYQIITFLIAGHETTSGLLSFAIYYLLNNLDKLHKAYEEVDRVLTDSTPTYKQVLDLKYIRMILSETLRLWPTAPAFSLFAKEDTILAGRYPLKKGESVNVLIPKLHRDTNAWGDDVEDFRPERFEDQSQVPQDAYKPFGNGQRACIGQQFALHEAVLVLGMVLKHFELIDHTHYQLKVKETLTLKPDNFTIHVRSRQPMELNMSVADKSSSTGKDDNRTNQEPQSVSIIGASHLSLLVLYGSNLGTAEGIARELADTARFYGVRSEVDTLNNRIGKLPKEGAAVFIVTASYNGKPPSNASEFVQWLERVEPGELEGVNYVVFGCGDRNWASTYQDVPKFIDKQLADKGARRLSLRGEGDASGDFEKELEDWRDRLWPDVMEAFELKFNEKMDKERSSLTVQFVSGLAGAPLAQSYEAVHATVTENNELQLVNTGRSTRHIEITLPEGVTYQEGDHLGVLPSNSREIVDRVLRRFGLNGNDQLVVKASGRSSAHLPLDSPVSLYDLLSHSVELQEAATRAQLRELMVVTVCPPHKHEIEALLEEEAYKEQVLKKRISMLDILEKYEACEMSFERFLELLPPLKARYYSISSSPRLTPERSSITVAVVQGPAWSGHGEYRGVTSNYLADRKPGDDIVMFVRTPESGFQLPEDTETPIIMVGPGTGVAPFRGFLQARAALKQEGKTLGAAHLYFGCRTEDDFIYREELEQYERDGVVTLHTAFSRKGQDEKTYVQHLMNKNKEELIDILDHNGRLYICGDGSKMAPDVEKTLQEAYQEVHTVDEQEAKAWLDGLQNEGRYAKDVWAGI
- a CDS encoding AI-2E family transporter produces the protein MTSLNRFIKMCIAVILVFAIIYLGSLVDFIFKPLLSLLTVVMVPLMLASFFYYLLRPLVNWMERPKLNRSLVILIIYLVIAILLVLFIIGVWPSLRTQFYNLMDNAPNLLNALSKQVQELEQNGILSVILPEGVSPLSQLTEYLNKGLSFLTNYVAGMFSFFSNFAVILFTFPILLFYMLKEGEKFGQKIVSFMPKRFREEGNKVMQDIDHALSNFIVGRVVVNVALGVLMYIGFLIIGLPYALLLTVVAIIMNFIPFIGAILSSVPIVIIGLIESPSVAIWSLVVILVAQQIQDNIISPYIFGKQLDIHPLTTIILVLVGGDAFGIIGMIVIIPGYMIVKIVVIKVYQLFFKHKWEDA